One Dictyoglomus turgidum DSM 6724 DNA window includes the following coding sequences:
- a CDS encoding TldD/PmbA family protein has translation MISKSALEEILDISLSKGGDFSELFFEVNNSLYFYFDDNRLEEAVVGEDIGVGLRVIFGDRTFYGYTTDVSLLGLRKLAQNLAEAVFLRDQNIKVVLSDKKEYGIRPLKDKGSFEIKEVYDILRMMNEKARSYDSRIVQFTSVIRTVDQKVLIANTDGDWVEDRRVRTVVYGLSVGSYNGVIQTGYESIAGMVGWELFTEEVINKIPYEASRRAILLLEAKEAPAGVMPVVISSKAGGVLIHEAVGHGLEADLVDKEVSVYKDKIGEKVASELVTMVDAGVLEGMYGSSGVDDEGVKTNYNVLIDRGVLKGYMHSRITAKKFNVPPSGNGRRQNFRYPPIPRMTNTFILPGESKLEDMLQRLEKGIYVVKMGGGQVDTTSGDFVFAIEEGYFVLNGEIKYPIRGATLIGNGPKVLEKIEMVGNDIGFAPGTCGKDGQGVPVTDGMPTILISEITIGGTEKGE, from the coding sequence GTGATATCTAAAAGTGCGTTGGAAGAAATTCTTGACATTTCTTTAAGCAAAGGTGGGGATTTCTCAGAACTATTTTTTGAGGTAAATAATTCTCTTTATTTCTATTTTGATGATAATAGATTGGAAGAAGCAGTAGTAGGAGAAGATATAGGCGTAGGACTTAGAGTTATTTTTGGGGATAGAACTTTTTATGGTTATACTACTGACGTATCTTTATTGGGATTAAGAAAACTAGCTCAAAATTTGGCTGAAGCTGTATTCTTAAGAGATCAGAATATAAAAGTTGTTTTATCGGATAAAAAGGAGTATGGAATAAGACCCTTGAAGGATAAGGGAAGTTTTGAGATAAAAGAAGTATATGATATTTTGAGAATGATGAATGAAAAGGCAAGGAGTTATGATTCAAGAATAGTACAATTTACCTCGGTGATAAGGACTGTGGATCAGAAGGTTCTTATTGCAAATACAGATGGGGATTGGGTTGAGGATAGGAGAGTAAGAACTGTGGTATATGGACTTTCTGTCGGATCTTATAATGGGGTTATTCAAACAGGCTATGAATCCATAGCAGGAATGGTAGGTTGGGAGTTATTTACCGAAGAGGTTATTAACAAAATTCCTTATGAGGCCTCAAGAAGAGCTATTTTGCTTCTTGAGGCAAAAGAAGCTCCAGCAGGTGTCATGCCTGTAGTTATATCTTCTAAGGCTGGTGGTGTTCTAATACACGAAGCGGTAGGCCATGGTCTTGAAGCAGATTTGGTAGATAAAGAAGTTTCGGTTTATAAGGACAAAATTGGAGAAAAGGTGGCTTCAGAGCTTGTTACTATGGTAGATGCGGGAGTACTTGAGGGAATGTATGGATCTTCAGGTGTAGATGATGAGGGAGTTAAGACTAATTATAATGTTTTAATCGATAGGGGTGTTTTAAAAGGGTATATGCATTCAAGGATTACTGCGAAAAAATTTAATGTGCCTCCTTCTGGTAATGGAAGAAGACAAAATTTTCGTTATCCTCCTATTCCTCGAATGACTAATACTTTTATTTTGCCTGGAGAAAGTAAATTGGAGGACATGTTACAGAGATTAGAAAAAGGGATATATGTAGTAAAAATGGGAGGGGGTCAAGTAGATACGACTTCTGGAGACTTTGTTTTTGCGATAGAAGAAGGGTATTTTGTTCTCAATGGGGAGATTAAATATCCTATAAGGGGAGCCACATTAATAGGAAATGGACCTAAGGTTCTTGAAAAGATTGAGATGGTAGGGAATGATATTGGTTTTGCACCTGGGACTTGTGGCAAGGATGGGCAAGGAGTGCCTGTAACTGATGGTATGCCTACCATACTCATATCAGAGATTACTATTGGTGGCACTGAGAAGGGAGAGTAA